In the Balaenoptera acutorostrata chromosome 16, mBalAcu1.1, whole genome shotgun sequence genome, gaaattttttttagaGTTAATAGAACTTTGGAAGTGACCAAGAATAATTGGCCTTCATGCCTCAGATGCATATATCACCCTGGCAGATAAGAGCTAAATGGTTTCTTTTTGGGTTTTCTTCCAAAAATCCAATCCTTGCCTCTCTCATTTTAgatatttgttattctttctACATCAATTTCATTTGTCGTCTTTTAATCATATATTATGTATTAATTCACTAAGTATTAATTTGACATCTACCATATGCCAGGTTTGTCTGTGTGCTGGGGTTGCAACTGCTAACAATATAATGACTGCATTTTAGTggcaaaagagaatgaaatgtgGTGCTGTTTATGAAAGTGATCAGGAAAGAGCCTCTTTAAGgtcaatattataatatataattatatctgtgttattaataataatatatatctgTGTTATTATAACACAGATCTGAATGGAGGGGGCCAGTGGATTTTGAATATTCCAGCCAGATGGTATACCCTGTGCCATGAACTTGAGGCCGGAGTGTTTAGTGTCTGCAGAACAGGATAGCGTTTGCCAGGATGAATAGAGATCAGAGAGTTAGAGATGATGTCAGAGAGGTAGTTGGTGCCAGGTTATTTGGCTTTACTGGCCATCGAAAgctccttaattctttttttttttaagatttatttattatttatttatttatttaatttattttttgctgcatcaggtcttagttgtggcacgcaggatctttgttgaggcacgtgggatctttcattgtggtgtgtgggctgtTTGTTGTTGTGCAcaggcctctctctagttgtggcagcaggttttctcttctctagttgtggcttgcaggctccaggacacgtgggctctgtagttgtggcgtgcaggttccagagtgcatgggctctgtagtttgcagcacgcaggctctagttgaggcgcatgaactcagtagttgtggcacgcgggcacGTTGTGGCatgttgccccgtggcatgtgggatcttagttccctgaccagggattgaacccgcatcccctgcattggaaggcggattctttaccactggaccactaggcaAGTCCCGAAAGCTCCTTAATTCTAATTGAGTTGGAGTCATTGGAAGGTTTTGAGCAAAGGAGCCCATGTTCTGATTTGCTTCATGTATACCCCTGGCTGCTACAGTGGAAGTGTTgacagagggggtggggaggagggacgaGTAAAGTCAAGGAGAGCAGTTAGCAGTTCTCCATGTGAGGGATTGTGGTGCCTTATACCGGCTTGGAAATAGAAAGTAAAGTGACATGATTGGGTTCTTGATGTATTTTGAAGTTGTAGCCAAAACAGGATTTCCTGTTAGATTGGATTATggatacaagaaaaagaataatcaagagaaaaactgaaaggttttttttcctgaggCACTAGACACCTGGTAGTACCTTTAACTCAGACAGGGGAACTTGAGGAGAAGCAGTTCTGGGAGGAAACAAGTAAAGATATGGGTAAGTTTATACAAAtattatctgtaaaaaatacagatgatCCCCAAATTACAGTGATTCAACTCATGATTTTTTGACTTCACTGGTGCAAAAGCAATACCCATTCACTGGAAattgtactttgaattttgatcttttccctggACCAGCGATGTGTGGTAGGatactctcttgtgatgctgggtaGCGGCAGTGAGCCgtagctcccagtcagccacatgACCATGAGGGTAAACAACCTTACAACCATCCTGTACCCATAAAACTGTTAGTACAGTATTCAGTGAACtgcatgagatattcaacactattataaaataggctttgcaTTACATGATTTTGCCCAACTCTAGGCTAATGTAAATGCTCTGGGCACGTTTAAGATAGGCTAttctaagctatgatgttcagtagaTTAGGGGTATTATATGCATTTTCAACTTCTGATATTGCCAAGTTACAATAGGTTTATGGGGACATAACCTCATTGTAAGGCAAGGAAGATCTGTAGTAGCAATGTTTATTCTGTTGagtataaaaacaacaaaaataaaatattgaaaaacaataGCATGTAAGTAATTTATCAGTTGACCAGACTGGTGTTctaaaatccttttattttttagaagtgtTGTTGAGTTAAATATGAATGGTAAAATTTAATGAGTAAATGCTAGAAGAAAGTAATGTATAACTTCTAAACTTCTGaagggaagaaaatagaaaagaaaaaaaatatatatgttagatCAGAccaaaaaagaacaatgaaagagAGGGGAAAAGCAAGTAAAAATTAGAATAAGTGGAAACTGTAagtgaaatgaaggaaaccatcCTAGATATTTTAGTAATTACAATACATTCAAAAGGACTAAACCCTCTTGTTAAAAGACAGATATTGTCAATTTGGATTTTTTACAAATATAGGTATATGGTGTTTGAAAAGtacatatgaaatataaaaagaaataatagactGTATTCCATTATTGGAATGTAGAAAGGAATAGTGATATACttcaaatattaaacaaaatagaatattaaccCTTGGTATACCATCAGGGATCCAGTGTacccaatttttgtttttgtttttttaaaaaattttatttatttattgattgattgattgattgatttatggctgtgctgggtcttcgtttctgtgcgagggctttctctagttgtggcaagtgggggccactcttcatcgcggtgagcgggcctctcactattgcagcctctcttgttgcggagcacaggctccagacgcgcaggctcagtaattgtggctcacgggcccagctgctccgcgacatgtgggatcttcccagaccagggcttgaacccgtgtcccctgcattggcaggcagattcttaaccactgcgccacccaatttttgtttttgaatttctttttgaaGCAGTTCTAATTATTTGCAAGGGTTGTTGTTTTATGACTTTCATaatttcttataaattaaaatataattttaacttgaatgaacaaagagaaaatttacttatatttttaaatggaataaaacTCATTTTATCTTGTAGTTTCCACATGGGTGACTTGGTCCCATTTATAAATCTAAGAAATATGGGATTGTTGTGatcttattttaatgtattttgaaatgttttgctaCTTCATCCCTCTAGCAATTATTCCAACATTACTCATCAGTTATGTCCAATAGTGCTAAAATAcactaaaatataagaaaatagatGATGGAATTTCTTGGAAGGATAATGCAATAGTGAAGTAAATCCTCACCATTATATCatccttcagttttcttattgagTTCTCTGAAGTATTGCATCAACTGTAATGAAGGGATGAAAGAAGTCTGGAGACcttatttgttgtttcttttcttttaaattttttatttatttatttttttggctgcgttgggtcttcgctgcttcgtgtgggctttctctagtcgcagctagcaggggctactcttgattgcagtgcacgggcttctcttgttgcagagcacaggctctaggcatacaggcttcagtagttgtggcttgtgggctcagtagttgtggctcacgggctctagagtgcaggctcagtagttgtggcgcatgggcttagctgctctgtggcacgtgggatcttcctggacgagggatcaaacccgtgtcccctgcattggcaggtggattctttttttttttttttttttttttatacataattttatttatttatttttatttttggctgtgttgggtcttcgtttctgtgcgagggctttctctagctgcagcaagcgggggccactcttcatcatggtgcgcgggcctctcactatcgcggcctctctcgctgcggagcacaggctccagacgcgcaggctcagcagttgtggcccacgggcccagctgctccgcggcacgtgggatcttcctagaccagggctcgaacccgtgtcccctgcattggcaggcagactctcaaccactgtgccaccagggaagccccggcaggtggattcttaaccgctgcgccgccagggaagtcccccttatttgttgtttctttccttctttagctTTCACTGAATATAGTTgagaatttagaatttttattttctgcctttaaTTGCAAAGGGCAGAAAATTGACATAAGACTTTCCATAATTATTAGACAAATCAGAAGATGAGTATAAAGAGATATGGAGAAGCACTCTAGACTCTAATAACAGTGGATAATTGATTGTATAAGTGAAATTCTGActgtaagttttgttttttttaaaataaattttatttatttatttaatttatttttggctgcgttgggtcttcgttgctgcacccgggctttctttcggtgcggcgagtgggggctactcttcgttgcggcacacagccttctcattgcggtggcttctcttgttgcagagcacaggctctaggcgcgtgggctttagtagctgtggcacgcaggcttcagtagttgtggcttgcaggcctagagcgtaggctcagtagttgtggcacacgggcttagttgctccgctgcacgtgggatcttcctggaccagggctcaaacgtgtgtcccctgcattggcgggcagattcttacccactacgccaccagggaagtccccagactgtAAGTTTTAGGTGATGATATGCTAGATGAATAAAGATGTGCCTCTGATCCTGTTGTAAGAATAGCCTAAATGTATATATACTTCATTTAGGCACTACTATTCATTGTGAATCCCCATGAGAATGCAAGTATAGCCTAGGCAATACAGTTTTCCTTTTAACTCTAATGAAAATGAGTACTTTCTGAAATTTAATTTGGTGGTGTTATGTGGAATAGAAAAGAGGAGGATGAGGTTGTAAGCATGTATATTAGTGAGGCTCTTGCTTCGATAACGACTAGGCCCTGATTTAATTGTTCCAAGTCTAATTGTTCCTTTGATATCTCCCCTTACTATCATTGTCtattaattttccttgtgattctacttaatatttgttgagttgttGGGCTGATTCTATTACCTGTGCAGTTCCCTACCCCAAGATTAAGCAGTCAttcaaacattttatatttattgtttgtgtttatttcaaATTCTCTATCTATTTTTGaatgtcacatttaaaaaaaattgaggtataactggcATACAACAttttagtgtcaggtgtacaatgtaatgagttgatatttgtatatattgcaaaatgatcaccacaataaacaTTTCTGAAGTGTCAAATTATTGCGTTTTGTTGCCAGATTCCCCATTTTTCACTACtgcaagttatttatttattttgcaaaccTAGAGGAGCGAGGCAGTATGCCCCTGAGATTACTTTCATAGCAAATGACTGGGCTAGAATAAGACATATGAATATCTCTTCTCTTCATAAGAAATATATTAACATGTATAAACTAtggtaaattattttcatttccatactTCTGCATAGTTGACCTGATGGAGAAGAGCCAGGAAAAGGAAGTCCAGCATTGGTGGAAAGTTGATTTTGTCAGCAACAAAACACCGACTAAAGAGAGAAATAGTGTATTAGGGAAAACATTTTCTCTGGATACAAACTCTATTTTATCAAGAAAGATACCTGGTAAATATGACTCATATGGAATGAATTTGGATTCTCTTTCAGAATTAATCATTAGTAATAGACACTCCTTTGTAAGGCAGCTTGATGAGTTTAATACACATGGGAAATTACTCCTCTGTACAAAGCACAGGAATTCTCATTCTAGAGAGAAATCTTTAGAATATGATAGAACTGGAAAAGCCATTAGTCCAAATGACATATTTCAGCATCAAGATACTCAAATTCTGAAGCTTTCTTCTGAAtataatgaatgtgggaaagccttcaatGAGGGGGCAACTTTCATTACCCATAAGAGAGCAAGCTCATGGGAGAAGCCCTATGGATGTAATGAACATGTCAAAGCCTTTTCTGATAGACCAACATTCACTGTTCATCAGGGAACTCATACAAGGGAGAATCACTATGAATTGAATGACTGTGGGAGGTGGTCTGTTGGTGAGAAGTCAACTTTAAGTAAGCACCATGGAGTTATCATGGGGAAGAGATACTATGAGTGTATTGAAAGTGAATAGTTTCAGAAAGAAGTCACTCCTTCAGCGAATTTATAAAGGAGAGGAAACCTTTAACTGTTTTGAAGATTGGGAAGTATTCTGCAAGAAGCCAAATTTCATTCAGCATCAAGAAACACATATAGGGAAAGAAGTCTATAAAATTAATCAGTGTGCTACTGCATTTTACAAGAAGCCAAAGCTTCCTACATATCAGAAAACAGATATAAGAGAAAAACTCTATGAATGTAGggaatgtgggaaaaccttcagCCATAAGTCATCTCTCATCCTACATCAGAGGATACACAGAGGGGAGAAACGCTATGAGTGCACCAAATGTGGGAAAACCTTTGGGTATAGGTCAGGCCTCACAGTACATCAGAGAacacacacaggggagaaaccctatgaatgtaatgaatgtggaaaaaaTTTCTGTGAGAAGTCAAATCCCTGTGTACATCAGCGAACACACAGAGGGGAGAAACCCTATGAGTGTAATGAATGTCAGAAAACCTTCAGTGCTAGGTCAGCTCTCACAGTACATAAGGGAATACATAGtggggagaaaccctatgaatgtaaggaatgtgggaaaactTTCTCCCAGAAGCCAAACTTCATTAATCACCAGAGgactcacacaggagagaaaaccTATGGATGTCACAAATGTGGAAAATCCTTCTCTGTGAAGTCGAAACTGAGGGAACATCAGAGAacacacacaggagagaagccttataaatgtaatgagtgtgggaaAACTTTCTACCATAAGTCATCCCTCACAGTACATGAGAGAACCCACACAGGGGAGAGACCCCATGAATGTAACCAATGTGGGAAAACCTTCTATCAGAGTCACTCCTCACAACACATCAGAGAACACACTAGGGAGAAACACTACAGGTGTAATGGAACCTTTCACCAGCATCTCGATTTCAGTAAACAGCAGAGAAACAGTACTAAGAAGAAACCCCTGTCAACATCCTGAAACCTTCACCCTCTTGTTGGACTCATTGCATAGCAGAAACAACCTGGGGCTGAGGTGGGGGACCcaatatatatgagaaatcttTTGCCTAGAAGTGACATTTCATTGAGTAGCAAATAATTAATATTTGataactttattaatattttgaaaatgttacagtgtcaaaaaaagtttaaaaaggaggCCTTTTCTTTTGCAGAATATGTATAAGTATGCTATGTAGAGAAACTTTTCATGATACGTTTGCTTATTGGAATGCAGCATTGTAGtaggaagtatatatatatatatttgcttaataactcaaagtttttatttcataattttaatatgAATATGAAATGTATAAGTTGTCCCATACTTAATACCTATGTAATTTTTGGttttaactgaaatttttattgagataatggTAGATTGTAAGATGCAGTTGTAAGAAGTAGTACAGAGAGACCTCATGTACCCtgtacccagtttcccccagtggtaacatcttgtAAAAATATAGTACAAATATCAGCCAGGATAATGACATTATTGATATAATCCACCAATTAGTTCagaatttctcagttttatttgTACTCACTTATGTGTAGGTATATTTAGTTCtgtgcaattttatcacatgtctAGGTTTATGTATCCACCATTGGTTGTGGCATCTGTTGACTGTGGTATCTACGACCACAGATATTTCATGATATTCAGGGGTTATTAGTTTCTCCGGTATTATAATTATGTTTTTCAAGAGTCTCTATATCTTAGACATAGAAAAATAACATATGCTGCAGCATTCAGATAATTGAAATATAGGCAACAATACCATGAGCttggagatatatatgtatttaattggATCATCTGTTCTTTCATTTCCAGGATTTGTTTATATaacttgtatatttatttgttgacTACATTAGgttacaaatactttctcctagactgtggcttatcttttaattttatttatgctaTATTATACTGTATAGAAGTTTTAAGTTTTGATGCAAATATAACAATCTTTTCTTAGGTCTTTTTGCTCtttgtttaagaaattcttttctaGACTGAGGTTACAAAGAtattcttccaaaagactgaagttctgcttttcatgtttatatttttaaatctgtctggaatttttttttaatggtataaaTTAGTgatctactttcattttttttgcaaATGGAAAAGTCAGTTGTCTCAGGGCCACTTTTGAAGGTCTGTATATTCGTTTCCcagggctgcagtaacaaagtaccacgaactgggtggcttaaaataataggAATTATTCTTCCAGTTCTGgtggctagaagtctgaaatcaagatgtcagcagggccatgcagTCTCTGAAGGCTATCGGGGAGAATCTCTTCCATGCCTTTCTCTCAGCTTCTGGTGGTGGCTCTccatccttggtgttccttggcttacagctgcataactccaatctctgtctccactGACACATGCATTCTCCCTTCCTGTGTCTAGGTCTCTGTGCCTCTTTTGGAGCCAGCAAGGCCATGGCCCTTAACTGTCTGCTTGCCCAGAACCTCACCTAGCTCCTGCTGGCGCGCAGCACGCACTGGTGGAACTGAGCAGAATCctgcacccacccccacccccaccccctgccaagtacaaaggcccctccatatcccctgcctcttgtttatA is a window encoding:
- the ZNF487 gene encoding putative zinc finger protein 487 isoform X1, which translates into the protein MTSAHKSLGYNLMNFSYALQLDSYHPAQDKGHFLYRRRLLFFPRLYLPTQSKGPVSFEDVTMGFTQEEWQHLDPAQRTLYRDVMLENYSHLISVGRDCIIFDLMEKSQEKEVQHWWKVDFVSNKTPTKERNSVLGKTFSLDTNSILSRKIPGKYDSYGMNLDSLSELIISNRHSFVRQLDEFNTHGKLLLCTKHRNSHSREKSLEYDRTGKAISPNDIFQHQDTQILKLSSEYNECGKAFNEGATFITHKRASSWEKPYGCNEHVKAFSDRPTFTVHQGTHTRENHYELNDCGRWSVGEKSTLSKHHGVIMGKRYYECIESE